Proteins from one Xenopus tropicalis strain Nigerian chromosome 1, UCB_Xtro_10.0, whole genome shotgun sequence genomic window:
- the LOC116408197 gene encoding acyl-coenzyme A amino acid N-acyltransferase 2-like: MMIISDISGSLCRCSGSPEMIGLAATPEVSLADEPVRIRAWGLPPQTAITLRAWVRDEKGDIFHSRAFYQTDTEGKVDLEQSEATGGDFRGIYPMGLFWALKPTTPYRRLIKWDVMGSPFLVHLELYPSVLLVPSEDHLPAVTTVVERWYVAPGVQRLQVRDGRVRGALFIPPGQGPFPGVIDMFCMIGGLLEFRSSLLASRGFASLALAYFAYEDLPKFMPIVDLTYFEKAAQFLLRNPKVSGDGVGVVGVCKGAEIALCMAS; this comes from the exons atgatgattatTAGTGATATTTCAGGATCTCTGTGCCGCTGTTCAGGTTCCCCGGAAATGATCGGGCTTGCTGCCACCCCTGAGGTTTCTCTGGCAGATGAGCCGGTGAGGATTCGTGCTTGGGGGCTCCCCCCGCAGACAGCGATCACCCTGAGAGCCTGGGTACGGGATGAGAAAGGGGACATATTCCACTCCAGGGCATTTTACCAGACTGACACAGAGGGCAAAGTGGATCTGGAGCAGTCGGAAGCCACAGGGGGAGATTTCCGTGGCATTTACCCTATGGGACTGTTCTGGGCTCTAAAACCAACCACCCCGTACCGGAGGCTGATAAAATGGGATGTTATGGGGAGCCCTTTCCTTGTGCACCTGGAGCTGTATCCTTCTGTGCTGCTTGTCCCCTCCGAGGATCATCTTCCTGCCGTCACTACAGTGGTGGAGAGGTGGTATGTAGCTCCAGGGGTGCAACGGCTGCAGGTCAGAGATGGGCGCGTCCGAGGGGCacttttcatcccaccag GCCAAGGTCCCTTCCCAGGAGTCATTGACATGTTTTGTATGATTGGAGGCCTCCTGGAGTTCCGGAGCAGCCTATTGGCCAGTAGAGGGTTCGCCTCTCTCGCCCTCGCTTACTTTGCTTATGAAGATCTTCCAAAATTTATGCCAATAGTGGATCTCACATACTTTGAAAAAGCAGCACAGTTTCTACTGAGGAATCCTAAA GTGTCGGGGGATGGAGTTGGAGTGGTCGGAGTGTGTAAAGGGGCAGAGATTGCACTGTGTATGGCCTCTTAA
- the LOC100497423 gene encoding acyl-coenzyme A amino acid N-acyltransferase 2, whose protein sequence is MIGLAATPEVSLADEPVRIRAWGLPPQTAITLRAWVRDEKGDIFHSRAFYQTDAEGKVDLEQSEATGGDFHGIYPMGLFWALKPTTPYRRLIKRDVMGSPFLVHLELYPSVLLVPSEDHLPAVTTVVERWYVAPGVQRLQVRDGRVRGALFLPPGAGPFPGVIDMFGMIGGLVEFRSSLLASRGFASLALAYFAYEDLPKFMPTMDLAYFEEAAQFLLRNPKVSGNGVGVVGVCKGAEIALCMASYLPQVQATVCINGTNAVNGNFLTYGNISMGAIPYQIHKVQLYSETMQFSSTLEDPMKLGCQDSVIPIERARGPVLFCVGDKDQNCESLFFANEALARARKKGKQNVYVRRYPGAGHLLEPPGSPFCPVSQSPIFPLPVIWGGELVPHCTAQETCWREMRDFLHSNLAPSTKSKL, encoded by the exons ATGATCGGGCTTGCTGCCACCCCTGAGGTTTCTCTGGCAGATGAGCCGGTGAGGATTCGTGCTTGGGGGCTCCCCCCGCAGACAGCGATCACCCTGAGAGCCTGGGTACGGGATGAGAAAGGGGACATATTCCACTCCAGGGCATTTTACCAGACTGACGCAGAGGGCAAAGTGGATCTGGAGCAGTCGGAAGCCACAGGGGGAGATTTCCATGGCATTTACCCTATGGGACTGTTCTGGGCTCTAAAACCAACCACCCCGTACCGGAGGCTGATAAAACGGGATGTTATGGGGAGCCCTTTCCTTGTGCACCTGGAGCTGTATCCTTCTGTGCTGCTTGTCCCCTCCGAGGATCATCTTCCTGCCGTCACTACAGTGGTAGAGAGGTGGTATGTAGCTCCAGGGGTGCAACGGCTGCAGGTCAGAGATGGACGCGTCCGAGGGGCACTTTTCCTCCCACCAG GCGCAGGTCCCTTCCCAGGAGTCATTGACATGTTTGGTATGATTGGAGGCCTCGTGGAGTTTCGGAGCAGCCTATTGGCCAGTAGAGGGTTCGCCTCTCTCGCCCTCGCTTACTTTGCTTATGAAGATCTTCCAAAATTTATGCCAACAATGGACCTCGCATACTTTGAAGAAGCAGCACAGTTTCTACTGAGGAATCCTAAA GTGTCGGGGAATGGAGTTGGAGTGGTCGGAGTGTGTAAAGGGGCAGAGATTGCACTGTGTATGGCCTCTTATTTGCCGCAGGTTCAAGCTACAGTCTGTATCAATGGGACCAATGCAGTTAATGGCAACTTTCTTACTTATGGGAATATTTCTATGGGGGCAATCCCCTACCAGATACATAAAGTTCAGTTATACTCAGAAACCATGCAATTTAGCTCCACTTTAGAGGACCCCATGAAGTTGGGATGTCAGGATTCTGTCATTCCCATAGAGAGAGCCCGGGGCCCCGTCCTTTTCTGCGTTGGAGACAAAGACCAGAATTGTGAGAGTTTGTTCTTTGCAAATGAAGCTTTAGCTCGGGCAAGGAAAAAGGGCAAGCAGAATGTGTATGTGCGGCGTTACCCAGGGGCGGGGCATCTCCTGGAGCCCCCCGGCTCTCCTTTCTGCCCTGTTTCCCAATCCCCTATCTTCCCCCTTCCTGTAATATGGGGTGGGGAGCTTGTGCCCCACTGTACAGCCCAGGAAACATGCTGGAGAGAGATGCGGGATTTTCTCCATAGCAATCTTGCCCCCAGTACCAAGAGTAAGTTATAG
- the LOC100497738 gene encoding acyl-coenzyme A amino acid N-acyltransferase 2 encodes MIGLAATPEVSLADEPVRIRAWGLPPQTAITLRAWVRDEKGDIFHSRAFYQTDTEGKVDLEQSEATGGDFRGIYPMGLFWALKPTTPYRRLIKQDVMGSPFLVHLELYPSVLLVPSEDHLPAVTTVVERWYVAPGVQRLQVRDGRVRGALFLPPGEGPFPGVIEMFGGLGGLLEFRSSLLASRGFACLALAYSAYEDLPKFMPTVDLTYFEEAAQFLLRNPKVSGDGVGVVAVCKAAEIALCMASYLPQVQATVCLNCPNALYGNFLTYGNISMEAIPYQIQKVQIHSETIQFSSALDDPRKPEYQDSVIPIERARGPVLFCVGDKDQLCESLFFANEALARARKKGKQNVYVRRYPGAGHLLEPPGSPFCPVSQSAFFPVPVIWGGELVPHCTAQETCWREMRDFLHSNLGPGTKSKL; translated from the exons ATGATTGGGCTTGCTGCCACCCCTGAGGTTTCTCTGGCAGATGAGCCGGTGAGGATTCGTGCTTGGGGGCTCCCCCCGCAGACAGCGATCACCCTGAGAGCCTGGGTACGGGATGAGAAAGGGGACATATTCCACTCCAGGGCATTTTACCAGACTGACACAGAGGGCAAAGTGGATCTGGAGCAGTCAGAAGCCACAGGGGGAGATTTCCGTGGCATTTACCCTATGGGACTGTTCTGGGCTCTAAAACCAACCACCCCGTACCGGAGGCTGATAAAACAGGATGTTATGGGGAGCCCTTTCCTTGTGCACCTGGAGCTGTATCCTTCTGTGCTGCTTGTCCCCTCCGAGGATCATCTTCCTGCCGTCACTACAGTGGTGGAGAGGTGGTATGTAGCTCCAGGGGTGCAACGGCTGCAGGTCAGAGATGGACGCGTCCGAGGGGCACTTTTCCTCCCACCAG GCGAAGGTCCCTTCCCAGGAGTCATTGAAATGTTTGGTGGGCTTGGAGGCCTCCTGGAGTTCCGGAGTAGCCTATTGGCCAGTAGAGGGTTTGCCTGTCTCGCCCTCGCTTACTCTGCTTATGAAGATCTTCCAAAATTTATGCCAACAGTGGATCTCACATACTTTGAAGAAGCAGCACAGTTTCTACTGAGAAACCCTAAA GTGTCGGGGGATGGAGTTGGAGTGGTCGCAGTGTGCAAAGCGGCAGAGATTGCACTGTGTATGGCCTCTTATCTGCCGCAGGTTCAAGCTACTGTCTGTCTCAATTGCCCCAATGCTCTGTATGGCAACTTTCTTACTTATGGGAATATTTCCATGGAGGCAATCCCCTACCAGATACAGAAAGTTCAGATACACTCAGAAACCATACAATTTAGCTCCGCTTTAGACGACCCCAGGAAGCCGGAATATCAGGATTCTGTCATTCCCATAGAGAGAGCCCGGGGTCCCGTCCTTTTCTGCGTTGGAGACAAAGACCAGCTTTGTGAGAGTTTGTTCTTTGCAAATGAAGCTTTAGCTCGGGCACGGAAAAAGGGCAAGCAGAATGTGTATGTGCGGCGTTACCCAGGGGCGGGGCATCTCCTGGAGCCCCCCGGCTCTCCTTTCTGCCCTGTTTCACAATCCGCTTTCTTTCCCGTTCCTGTAATATGGGGTGGGGAGCTTGTGCCCCACTGTACAGCCCAGGAAACATGCTGGAGAGAGATGCGGGATTTTCTCCATAGCAATCTTGGCCCCGGTACCAAGAGTAAGTTATAG